TTCAATATCACCAAGATGATCAATGTACAGTTGTCGCACCTGTCTATTCTCCATTTCAACAAAATCGCCGTACCAATACGAATTATTGAGTTCAATCACGAGTTTCAAATTTCTTTGATACAAGGCGTATCCATTTGTTTTGGTAATAGACTTAACCAAAAAATCTAGAGCTTGTAATTGTTGGATTGTATACATGTTTATACTTTCCTTTCTACATAGAATGATAAGTCTCGACAACTTCCATTCTATCAGAAAGGAAAATATTTGAAAGGGGAATGGATATGACTCTATCAGAAACACTCTTCAAAGAGACAGGAAAGAAAACTGGTGTTGTGTATGCTACTGGTTTATTAAAGGGCCGGGAAGTACTCCGCATGGTAGCCGATTGCAGAGCGCAGGAAACAATTCGGACGACTGCCCAACGAATTTTAGATGATGCTAAGGTGGCAGTTGTTCGAATATCAGATGAATCTCTTGAACGTTTAGGGAACTATTATGTCATTTTCAATGTTTGGCTGAAACATCGAATAGGTTTTGAACAATTTGTAAATGAGGTTCAAACAGGGAAATGGAAAGCTCGACTGGATCAAGGAGGTGTAATATATGACCGGTCAAGGAATTTATGATCTTTACATGAGTGTCTATGAAAAATATCTGTTTTCAGAAGATCCTGCAGAAGTAGAAATGTTGCATGAAGAGCTACAAGAAATAAGACGGAAGTACGGGATTCCAGATGCTCAATAAAAAAGGACAATTGTTGATGGCACAACAATTGCCCTACTTGAAAAACTAACATTACGGTCATGATAGCACAATACATCAAAAATGATCAAGGAGGTACCCATGACTCTTCTCTACGACGGAAAAGAATACATTGTCGTCAAGGATTGGGAACCAGATGAAAAACTAGCTTATCGGGAGACAGGCCACAATCACATAGAAATCCTGAATATGTTTTGCGGTGTGGTTCATGTGGCAACCGTTCACCTCGGAATGCTTAAACTTGTTCTGGAGCATAGGGAATATCTGCAGGATGTAAATAAATCAGAGCAACAGCAATTATTGAACCATGAAATTATAAAAGCTATTGAGGAGGAAACGGCATGATTAATGCATTACAACTTCATGAAATTCAAGAGGTAGAAGAGTTAACGGAAGAATCAAGACAAAGGTTTGAGGTGAAGGATGTCCAGTCCTTATCTTGGGTGCTGCGCAAAATGGCGGCACTTCAGGCCAAGAAATTAGAAGTTAATGAGTTGATAGATGTTGAGATTGAACGCCTGCAGCATTTCAGAAATAAGGAATTAGAAAGCCTTCAAAACAATGAAGATTTTTTCCGCGGGTTGATAAGTGAATACGCAATCCGTAAAAGAGACGAGGATCCGAAGTTCAAGGAAAAGACTCCTTACGGTGCAATTAGCTTCCGGAAGAAGCAGCCTAAATGGCATTACAATGACGCGGCATTGATCAATCACCTCAAATCAAATGATTTAACTGAGTTTGTTAGGGTCAAGGAAGAGCCTGATAAGGTAGCAATCAAAAAGCAATTTAAGCTTAATAATGGACTTATTTATGATCCAGATGGTCAAGCGGTAGAAGGTATTACTGTGGAGCAACAGCCTGATGAGCTTGTCATCAAACTGGAGGTTTAATCATGGCTGAAATGACTCTTGTTAAGAAGCTTGCAGAGGTAATGGATTCTGTGAAATACATCCAAAAAACTGGTTATAACTCTTTCAACAATTACAAATATGCAACTGAAGCAGATGTAAATGAAAAAGTACGTGAAGAATTAGCCGGCAGAAAAGTAATCATGATCCCTAATGTAAAATCGCAAAGTATCCGAGAACATAAAAACCGAAAAGGATACATTGAATATATCGCAACTGTTCAGGTGGAATTTACTTTCATGGATGGTGAAAGCGGTGAAACAATTACGTTTAGCACTTTCGGTGAAGGTCAGGATTCTGGAGATAAGGGTACTTATAAAGCTATAACTGGTGCACAAAAATATGCTCTAATGAAAGCTTTTATGATACCAACTGGGGATGATCCAGAGGGAGATACTGGCGTAGATGAAAGAAATAATGGAGATCGAAAACCTGATACTACGAGCGGCGGGAAGAAACAGACAGGGGCCATTACTCCGGTTATAAAAGCTAAATATACGACCGTATACGGGAGCTTAGATGGGGTAGAAGCATTTGTTGCCAAACATAAAAAAGATTCAGAGAAAATACTAACACAGCAAATACAAGAAAAAGCGAAGGGAGCACAAAAGGATGCTGAATAGGGTTGTTTTAATCGGCAGACTGACGAGAGATCCGGAATTAAGATATACTCCATCCGGTGTAGCTGTCACCAAGTTTACCCTGGCGGTAGACCGTCCGTATATGAACCAGCAAACGCGTGAGCGAGAGACGGATTTCATTAATATCGTGACGTGGAGACAAACCGCGGAAGCCTGTGCCAATCACCTTCGCAAAGGCCGTTTGACGGCAGTAGAAGGAAGAATCCAGGTGCGTAATTATGAGAACAATGAGGGCCGCAGAATCTATGTAACCGAGGTTGTGGCTGATAATGTGCGCTTTCTTGAATCAAGTAAAAATGAAAATAAACGCCCTGAAGACCCTTTCTACGACTCTAGCACACCACTAGACATTTCAGATGATGAACTCCCCTTCTAGGTGCTGCCATGGACGTTACGCAATATATAAACGACATCAAAACATATAGGAAGCAGGCGGAACAATTTGACGATGATTCACCTGGCGGATTGATCCGAAAGATACAGTTACTAACCCAGGCTCATACTCTTATGGGCCGGGTATCCGCCTACATGGACGGTCAGTATAAACGCATCTATGCCAGCCGTAAAAATACCTTTGCTGCAGTCAAGGCGGCAAATACAAAGGATAAAGTCACAACAGCAGAACTTGCAATTATGGAGCTTCGGGAACAAGAAGCAGAAGCGTATGAGAAGATGCAATTTTGGAGAAATGAATTTACTTCGCTCACAGAGCATTTACATGAGCTTCGCTTACGAGTCCGGATTGATTTAAACATAGGAGGTGGTGGGGCATGAATCTACCTTTCAGAC
This Paenibacillus larvae subsp. larvae DNA region includes the following protein-coding sequences:
- a CDS encoding host-nuclease inhibitor Gam family protein, which codes for MINALQLHEIQEVEELTEESRQRFEVKDVQSLSWVLRKMAALQAKKLEVNELIDVEIERLQHFRNKELESLQNNEDFFRGLISEYAIRKRDEDPKFKEKTPYGAISFRKKQPKWHYNDAALINHLKSNDLTEFVRVKEEPDKVAIKKQFKLNNGLIYDPDGQAVEGITVEQQPDELVIKLEV
- a CDS encoding ERF family protein, with translation MAEMTLVKKLAEVMDSVKYIQKTGYNSFNNYKYATEADVNEKVREELAGRKVIMIPNVKSQSIREHKNRKGYIEYIATVQVEFTFMDGESGETITFSTFGEGQDSGDKGTYKAITGAQKYALMKAFMIPTGDDPEGDTGVDERNNGDRKPDTTSGGKKQTGAITPVIKAKYTTVYGSLDGVEAFVAKHKKDSEKILTQQIQEKAKGAQKDAE
- the ssb gene encoding single-stranded DNA-binding protein, with translation MLNRVVLIGRLTRDPELRYTPSGVAVTKFTLAVDRPYMNQQTRERETDFINIVTWRQTAEACANHLRKGRLTAVEGRIQVRNYENNEGRRIYVTEVVADNVRFLESSKNENKRPEDPFYDSSTPLDISDDELPF